From a single Myotis daubentonii chromosome 5, mMyoDau2.1, whole genome shotgun sequence genomic region:
- the TIFA gene encoding TRAF-interacting protein with FHA domain-containing protein A isoform X1 — protein sequence MAGAAAAMSSFEDADTEETVTSLRITIYHPGQMQNGIFQSIRFYNPEKLPSSEVVKFGRNSTICRYTFQDKQVSRVQFSLQLFKKFDSSVLSFEIKNMSRKTSLLVDSTELGYLNKAELPYRCMVRFGEYQLLVEKEDGESLEFFETLFVMSPRPLLQEHDWPARKPTPEFCRSSSWCTQSTSLSASPREMDENEY from the exons ATG GCGGGTGCTGCCGCCGCCATGTCCAGTTTCGAAGACGCAGACACGGAAGAGACAGTGACGAGTCTGCGGATCACCATTTACCATCCTGGCCAGATGCAAAATGGGATATTCCAGTCGATAAGGTTCTATAACCCAGAGAAGCTCCCGTCCAGCGAAGTGGTGAAATTTGGCCGAAATTCCACCATCTGTCGCTACACTTTTCAGGACAAGCAGGTTTCGCGAGtccagttctccctgcagctgtTTAAAAAGTTCGACAGCTCCGTGCTCTCTTTTGAGATTAAGAACATGAGCAGGAAGACCAGCCTGCTGGTGGACAGCACGGAGCTGGGCTACCTGAACAAAGCGGAGCTGCCCTACAGGTGCATGGTCCGCTTTGGCGAGTACCAGCTCCTGGTGGAGAAGGAAGACGGGGAGTCCCTGGAGTTTTTCGAGACTCTGTTCGTTATGtcccccaggcctctcctgcAGGAACACGACTGGCCCGCACGCAAGCCCACCCCCGAGTTCTGCAGGTCCTCGTCCTGGTGCACCCAGAGCACTTCCCTGAGTGCTTCTCCCAGGGAAATGGATGAGAATGAGTATTAG
- the TIFA gene encoding TRAF-interacting protein with FHA domain-containing protein A isoform X2, giving the protein MSSFEDADTEETVTSLRITIYHPGQMQNGIFQSIRFYNPEKLPSSEVVKFGRNSTICRYTFQDKQVSRVQFSLQLFKKFDSSVLSFEIKNMSRKTSLLVDSTELGYLNKAELPYRCMVRFGEYQLLVEKEDGESLEFFETLFVMSPRPLLQEHDWPARKPTPEFCRSSSWCTQSTSLSASPREMDENEY; this is encoded by the coding sequence ATGTCCAGTTTCGAAGACGCAGACACGGAAGAGACAGTGACGAGTCTGCGGATCACCATTTACCATCCTGGCCAGATGCAAAATGGGATATTCCAGTCGATAAGGTTCTATAACCCAGAGAAGCTCCCGTCCAGCGAAGTGGTGAAATTTGGCCGAAATTCCACCATCTGTCGCTACACTTTTCAGGACAAGCAGGTTTCGCGAGtccagttctccctgcagctgtTTAAAAAGTTCGACAGCTCCGTGCTCTCTTTTGAGATTAAGAACATGAGCAGGAAGACCAGCCTGCTGGTGGACAGCACGGAGCTGGGCTACCTGAACAAAGCGGAGCTGCCCTACAGGTGCATGGTCCGCTTTGGCGAGTACCAGCTCCTGGTGGAGAAGGAAGACGGGGAGTCCCTGGAGTTTTTCGAGACTCTGTTCGTTATGtcccccaggcctctcctgcAGGAACACGACTGGCCCGCACGCAAGCCCACCCCCGAGTTCTGCAGGTCCTCGTCCTGGTGCACCCAGAGCACTTCCCTGAGTGCTTCTCCCAGGGAAATGGATGAGAATGAGTATTAG